The window AAATTCATTTTCCAATTTGGTAAATTTAAGGGAGCTGTaagtttttgatttataataCAATTCTACATGTTTCGATTTAATTTGAGAGTGGATGATTTTGTCTTggacaaaaacaaacacaatatatCACTAGCAAACATCACGTACCATGCACAActgaaaacaacattttaaaagaagAACGTTTAATATGCCATATTCACGAACATACTGTGGACAAGGTGTATTATTCTGGGCTTGCTGGTACACACGAGAGATACATAAAAACAAAAGCGTCTACATGACACGCAATGTATAGGTATCACACACATTTTATTAGATGTAACACTAAGAAGCACAACCGATAACATACTATGAACTACAGGTTTCTATATGTGTTTCATGGCAATTGTgtaaagtaaaaatgaaaaatgaaaaaaaaaaaaacactggagtttgaacatttaaatatGATACCATGTTTTCTCGGGACATTAAATTAATGTGAAATGCCTATGATAATAATATCATATATTCCTTTCGATATCAGTAATTTATCCCCAATGACTTATtcttaatatataattatatatttttagaaacctCGATACCAATAGCATCACCGAGGTGAAACAAGATTATTTTAACGGTTTGGACTCTATTAGAGAGATGTAAGATATTGTACAAATTAATTAAATGTCATTAAATTGCGAGTTTCCATTGACATGAGTATGTATACCTTTGTTTGTGTATGAATTAACAATCAAAATAATGGACAATTTAAACCAAATGTCATGAATCCTGACTGTTTAAAACTATCTACATAAAAGCAACATGCATTTGCGGAAGAGAAAGTAAGAGACATTTTCATGCATGTTTGTTTAAGACAAAAACGCGTAATGATGTGTACTGTATATCGATCAATGGATAGAGAGAGAGCGAAAGTACATCTTTTCAAGAATTTTttgacacatttaaaaaaaaatgctgatcaTAATATATATTGCATGAATTGATAGGTTTGTTAGTATATAAACATATGATTTACATTTTCAGATTGATGGCTGGAAATAATGTTACATACATTGAAGAGTCTACGTTTCAACATATGACACATTTAACTGTTCTGTAAGTTGCTATGTCAATCATTATTATAACAGATATTATCCTGATTAAACACGAAACTTTAATTTACTGAATACAAAGgttattgaaaagtaaaaattaattaacaaaaatatgtcGACAAAAcaccaaaaaagtacaaaaagatGAACTAAGATCGAACTCAGGTGGATAGACATTATTTGTACAAGTCGATATAAGCTGTAATTTAAAATAAGACAGTATAAATTGAGATAAAACAATCATAAATTGCTGTCAGAAATCACATAGTACGTACCTGTTTTCCTATCCATCATTCAAATCAGATGAACATGAAAAGTTTACACTACAATGAAAAAGtgggaaaagataaaaaaaatatcacggAACTATACTTTGTTTTTACCATTTGGTTATTTGGTTAGGGATTTACCAATTTTAATTTGCCTCGGTGTTCAGTATATTTATGTTCTTAATTGTTGTACTTACAGCACCCTTGACCTGAATTGTGATTGTAGCATACTTCCGTTTTGGAATTGGCTAAATTTGGTAGAGAAGTATGAGACAACTATAACATGCATTAATTATCCCGGATTGTCTAGTATTCAGAAATTGCCTGCATGTGCCTTCGACAAATGTCCAGGTAATCCATTGTTAATTTaagaatagaaattaaaaaaaaataacctgcaAATTCTGATTAAAGAATAGATTACAATGAATGATGTCATGACTTATTGAAAGTAAAAATACATGACACCTTATTTTCGTTtagaaataagaaattaaaaagcACCCATTTGAAGTATAGTTTCATTGgcttaatattaaacattttataaagatGATACAGTCGGTTACGCAAAACTATAACAATACGTATCAATTACAATATATGTTCCAGAATATAAACATCAGACCTTCACTTAATGCTAATTTAGTCTTGGATTATAATTTAATTGCATGCAAATGTATTAGCTGCTGATAAAAACGAACTATCAAATTAACTTCTGCGAAATGTTTTAGTGCGACTAAAATGCATTTCAACAAAACAAGTTGTTTATATCGAATGATAAATTACATGAATAATCGTTATACAAAATTTCTGCTAAAGAATCTGCTTTATTCATCTAATGATTTTAAATTGATATCTTATAATGTAGTTTGTTCAAATAATTTCTGCACAAATGGAGGAACATGCTTTGTTAACAGTTTTGGTGACCTATCTTGCTTATGTCCTGGAGATTGGACGGGGACAAAATGCAATGGTAACTATAAATAAAAAGTAGATTTACAtttctcatatatatattataagaacaAAAAACCTACATGTTTTACTTTAACAACTTATTTGAATTATACATACAATTAAAATACCTAACTTAACGGATTGGCTATTGGTAACAGATTAAACAGTTTCATTTGGATGTTTACTATTTTCATTAATGTAATTTGCTTTGTAACCACTGTTTTATAGGGGTTATATTTAATCAGTTCAAAACAGTATATAGGTACATGTATTGTTAAGATACTAAAAATATTCAAATCGTTACATTGTAGTTTTAGTTCTGTCTGTCTACGGGAAATATTGCATAACTATAAACACATTGCAACAAAAATGGTTTCACAGTTTTATAATACCAAAGCATGATAcgatcatataaaaaagatcaaAAAAATCGTACTATCGGAAAACACTATTTTGGgctgaaaattatgaaaaactttgaAAATCGAAATAATAGCACAATGTAAGGCAATTAAATGTCAAAAACGATTTCAAATTACTAATGCGTTGACTAACATAAGGTTTTTGGACACTGACACTTTTAGGTTTTTACCAATTCTgattattaaaatgtttgatttgattttttttgttcgtCTCTATAGAAaccgataattttttttaacgtatATTGAAATGTGCAGCTAAGAATCCTTCAGCAGGTAATTGtataacaataacaatattatttgcatttcatttgaTCCGTTATAAAAtgtatgaatagaaaaaaaaaataggggtctaGGTGAGTGAAAAACTCGAAACAACACAATTGGTTTATGAAATCTTATATACTAGGACcatttatcattttattaaatCATAAAATACAGTGTTTTAGCCCGGCTTTGTTCAcacttttttgtcttttattagtttatatttttttttaagttgttgattttaaaatattttggcctTGGGCATCGTTGAAAACACATTGCCTGTCGGAATGCGCATCTGGTGTTGAAAAACAGATACCGTTTAGGTTATTTTCTctatcaaatgttatgaaaataagaGAAACACCATACACATATGCTTAAATCTTAATATGACAAATCATAGTCTGTCGAAACATTCAATATATTATTACACAACAATGATTAATTTTTGTCAATTGTACCTATTGACTTGTGAATAAGCTAAAATGAAAAATACCTTCTCTTCTCCAGTAAACCCCTGTCATAATAAGCCGTGTGGCAATAATGGTGTATGTGAAGTGGACATTGATGAACAAGCTGTTTGCCAGTGTAATGGAAACTGGACAGGGAAATTCTGCGAAAGTAAATTTAGTTAGCAATCGTCAACTATTTGTGATACATTTTATATTACCTGTTGTTTTCAATGAAGAAGAAATGGATGTCAATGAATTTATAAGTTGCTGCTTAGTAAAAAATGATGCCGGTACTAATAAGTGAAGAGGAATGTTTAACTACTCatcatttcaaaatcaaattatgatattgaataaatatactTTTTCCTTTTTGTTCGGTGTATCATAGTAGTTTGATACAAGATACATGTGATGTTAGTGCTAATAAGACTTCTGTACACCTGCAACCGATGAGAGTGAGCTCGTTATTTGGTAGGggtttgtctctttgacatttccCAATTTCGTTTCTCAATTCTATGTTTTAAACCAAAATAGTTAtggttgtttttatatatatttatcttgaTCAGCATGGACAAATgcttttgaattaaaataaacaagGACATATTTAAGACAAATTAATTGTACGACCTATATATCAAAATACTGTTTTGCTATATTGTAatataacaatatatattcatgtctaGAAAGTCCATGTGAAACAAGAGTATGCAGCCAAAACATGTGCTATTATAACGACACTGGAGTGACCATATGCGTAAACGAACAAGACACACAGTGTATAGGTAAGTATATTTGATAGTTCTACA of the Mytilus galloprovincialis chromosome 8, xbMytGall1.hap1.1, whole genome shotgun sequence genome contains:
- the LOC143042236 gene encoding uncharacterized protein LOC143042236, whose protein sequence is MAGNNVTYIEESTFQHMTHLTVLTLDLNCDCSILPFWNWLNLVEKYETTITCINYPGLSSIQKLPACAFDKCPVCSNNFCTNGGTCFVNSFGDLSCLCPGDWTGTKCNVNPCHNKPCGNNGVCEVDIDEQAVCQCNGNWTGKFCEKSPCETRVCSQNMCYYNDTGVTICVNEQDTQCIEHNNDYITGYPFNFPYAILIFDLTFFDNILQTQNILVNISQSICFFAVFYDVV